The following are from one region of the Aspergillus luchuensis IFO 4308 DNA, chromosome 4, nearly complete sequence genome:
- a CDS encoding uncharacterized protein (COG:S;~EggNog:ENOG410PG0N): protein MSSGELWSTLVTAIDPGSTKAMPIILQSTIDLLETELAKARAALHEIQPTACSLFTKRDELALGAVAAYRQNLIDRAPDFFYGASRLTPKELGLVPAVREVQADDDEDDHVKTSSKQHLRPVQPIAPKRASLADVLSNSLILDHMAPYLSASSLLALASTSRQVRSSIVDTPYIFRHLDLTQCRGAKPASTSATDSAEQVGSGEQGEDSAVEDEVHSAPLRGIFASLQRQSILQDVRTLVLDGLSVPADLLAEIILTDRFNVNVLSIRECRHLNERKLMQVLTHAVRPSRPKGTPRVKGIYHFTPLQQSRAVIRSRYRDWWSSRCGSQSSITPSPENGSATSEVAESATQQQDAWYRSSGQLFKRSIEDGWAETIKQCEGIIAFDAVLCRGPRHDVDLSTPMPEGQSASQPEGRPPLAPKLATVALGPRGCDGCHTSPEGPTFWGQSPGENLPLLTPPPLHSSSVVEAKRPVLIPDEQPSLIARCTDCLTDRWCHRCNKWFCEDCLPHPERVRNNLSPHQTAFRNPQSNLGSTEQSEDHRQFSRGVSKDCWECGPTCVQCKTECQRTCQSCRGEYCVEHNEGCSSTMCDWCNASTRHRVRELY, encoded by the exons ATGTCCAGCGGTGAGCTATGGTCCACTTTAGTCACCGCAATCGATCCCGGTAGTACCAAAGCCATGCCCATCATCCTTCAATCGACCATCGATCTTCTGGAGACAGAACTAGCCAAGGCTAGAGCGGCGCTCCATGAGATCCAACCTACGGCATGCTCTTTATTTACGAAGCGAGATGAGCTCGCTTTGGGTGCCGTGGCAGCATATCGTCAAAATCTCATCGACCGTGCGCCGGACTTTTTCTACGGCGCGAGTCGGTTGACCCCCAAGGAGCTGGGACTTGTCCCGGCTGTCCGCGAAGTACAggcggacgatgatgaagatgatcatgTAAAGACCTCGTCCAAGCAACACCTTCGGCCTGTCCAGCCGATTGCGCCCAAGCGCGCTTCTTTGGCCGATGTCTTATCCAACAGTCTAATCCTCGACCATATGGCCCCATATCTGTCAGCTTCCTCATTGTTGGCTCTAGCATCTACTTCCCGCCAGGTTCGGTCATCGATAGTGGACACTCCCTACATTTTCCGCCACCTTGATCTGACCCAATGTCGTGGTGCGAAACCAGCCAGCACATCTGCGACAGACTCGGCGGAGCAAGTAGGGAGTGGTGAGCAAGGGGAAGACTCCGCAGTCGAGGATGAAGTTCATTCTGCGCCTCTGAGGGGCATCTTTGCTAGTCTCCAAAGGCAGTCGATCCTGCAGGACGTGCGCACATTGGTTCTGGATGGGCTGTCCGTTCCAGCGGATTTGCTTGCGGAAATTATCCTCACAGATCGCTTCAACGTCAACGTTCTATCTATAAGGGAGTGCCGCCATCTCAATGAGCGGAAACTGATGCAGGTGCTGACCCATGCGGTACGGCCTTCTCGTCCTAAGGGCACACCCCGCGTTAAAGGAATCTATCACTTTACTCCCCTCCAACAGTCTCGTGCGGTGATCCGCAGCAGATACCGCGACTGGTGGAGCTCGAGATGTGGCAGCCAATCGTCCATTACTCCGAGTCCGGAAAACGGGTCTGCAACTAGTGAAGTTGCTGAAAGTGCCACACAGCAACAGGATGCATGGTATCGCTCGTCCGGGCAGCTCTTCAAGCGGAGCATTGAGGATGGCTGGGCAGAGACAATCAAGCAGTGCGAAGGTATCATTGCATTTGACGCTGTTTTGTGCCGTGGTCCTCGTCACGACGTTGATCTTTCCACTCCCATGCCGGAAGGCCAGAGTGCATCTCAGCCAGAGGGCCGGCCGCCGCTTGCGCCAAAACTGGCAACTGTTGCACTAGGGCCCCGAGGATGCGATGGCTGCCACACCTCACCCGAAGGCCCGACCTTCTGGGGCCAGTCCCCGGGTGAAAACCTTCCCCTGCTGACGCCGCCACCGCTCCACTCTTCCTCTGTAGTCGAGGCCAAAAGGCCGGTGTTGATTCCGGACGAGCAGCCAAGTCTAATCGCTCGCTGCACAGATTGCTTGACAGATCGGTGGTGCCATCGTTGCAATAAATGGTTCTGTGAGGATTGCCTGCCTCATCCAGAGCGTGTACGGAACAATCTTTCGCCGCACCAGACAGCGTTCAGAAACCCGCAGAGCAATCTGGGTAGTACTGAACAGTCCGAAGATCATAGG CAATTCAGCCGCGGTGTAAGCAAAGATTGCTGGGAATGCGGTCCAACG